The genomic window agtcaagcatggctagtggtggtagtatcatggtctggggctgcatgagtgctgctggtactggggagctgcagttcattgagagaaacatggatttcatcatgtactgtacattctgaagcagaacatgatgccttccttccagaaactaggccggACGGCAGATAACGATTGATAACGATCATGATAACGATTCCAAACACACCACGaaaatgacaactgccttgctgatgAAGCTGAaagtgaaggtgatggggtggccaagtatgtctctagacctgaaccctattaagcacctgtggggcatcctcaagcgtaaggtggagaaacactatgtgtctaacatccagcagctccgtgatgtcattatagaggagtggaagaggatcccagcaacaacctgtgcagctctggtcaattccatgcccaggatgattatgGCTAACACAatttattgacactttggacaagttcacttagggtgttctcacttttgttgccagctattttgacaataatggctatatgttgagtaattttcaggggacagtaaatctatactgctatacaagctgcacattgactactctaaaacatttccaagtttcatttctatagtattgtcccttgagaagatatacttaaaatggttgctgaaatgtgaggggtgtactcacttttgtgacataatgTACATCTTGAAAttatgttccaaaaaaaaaagttctgaattgtgagatttaaattcaaaattcagacttttccccagatttttttcagaattctaagtttacattttaaaattctaaaaaagaatgttttaattgcgagttaaaaattaaaaattctgaatTTCCCCCCTCGTAATTCTTTTTAGAAGtctactgctatacaagctgcatattgactactctaaaacatttccaagtttcatttctatagtattgtcccttgaacagatatactaaaatggttgctgaaatgtgaggggtgtactcacttttgtgacataatgTACATCTTTAAAATAAGTTCCAAAAAAGAATGTTCTGAATTGTGATTCATaaattcaaaattctgacttttcctccctcagaattctaagtttacatcttaaaATGATGTTCCAAAAAGGAATGTTctgaattttaaattaaaaattttgacttttcccCTTCAGAACTGAAAGTATACATCTTGAAATTGTTCCAAAAATtgttctgaattgtgagttacaaattccaaattctgacttttcccacctcagaattttaagtttacgtCTTGAAATTATGTTCCAAAAAAGAATGTtctgaattgcaagttaaaaattaaaaacgTATATGTTCACacctcagaattttaagtttacatcttgaaatCATGTTCCTAAAAAGAATGTTCTGTACTGCAATTCTAAATTCAAAATTCcgaatttctcacaattctgattttttccctTTGGAATTTTTAGTTTACTTCTTTAAGTTGTTTCAAAAACTTccgaattgtgacatataaaaaAAGTCCTAAATATAAGATAAAAGgtcgcaattacctttattttttccatttcgtGCGATGACTCGATTCTGGCGGCGAAAATTCGCCGAACATCTTATTTGTGAAAAGAATTAAAACTAAATAGACAAAGTAGGCAGActgcaaattattttattaaaataacactCCTGGATTTTCTTCACAGATAACCTTCAAACACATCTGATggaaaataacaacaacaacataatcgTCTGTGTTAATGTGAATGAACGAATAAAGGAGCGAAATGTAGCACACGGACAAATGAACGATCAATGACAGGTCGCTTCAGATGAACATTAAGATCCATCAATAGAGCTGCGCAGTGAAACAAACACCTAAACCATATCTGAGCAATACTTAATAGGCTACTCTGTCCATGTGCTATATAGGGAACAAGCACAAATAGATCGTTAGCAGCTAAATATGGGCCATTTACTCTCTGGGTGGAGAAGACAGTATCCATCTGTGCTTCCGACGGGCAAAAATACTTCCTGCTGTTTGCCAGAACATTTCCTGATCGACGCGGCGAGTCTAGACAAGTCGACCGGACCTTAAAACAGCTCTGTCCGTTTTTATAGCGACCGTATTTGAGAAAGTGACTAACAGAAACTCCGACAAAGCAAAATGAAACTCTCAGTCATTTTAAGCGTCTCATAAACGCTCATGTGGGAAATGAAGACAATTCCACGAAACTTTGAacgcatctttaaaaagacgcaaATGCCAGTCTCAATTTGTTTTAAGAACGTTTGTCGTCAGATTACGTTTTAAATGACTGACGAACAATTTATAGCTTTCAAATACTTCCCGTTAATTTCAACGAACATTCTAACAAATACCAGGGGATTCATTTAAAACGTTATTCACAGGGTTTCGGCGCGAATTCGCTATGACATCAACAATGGCATGCAGGTAATGTAAATATTTAAGCGGGAATGACTGAAGCTGATTGAGGCTGTCACTCATCTTTATAACTCTTGGCTAGTGTCTATGTAAACCTTTTATTATAGATAAATTAAACCTGGCTGTTCTATTGATGACTAACATCATCTGAGTCGCGGGAACAGTCTTATGAAGAGGATCATGCTGATAAACGTGAAGGAGACGACGATTAGCATCAGCCACAGGAACCAGTTGACGGATTTCTTGGCGTGCTGCTCCAGTCGCTCCGATTCCGTCTTCAGCTTCTCGAAGTTCATGTCGGCCTGACGCATAGACTGAGTGAGAGTCTGAAGAAGAGCAAGGTTTACAGTCAATTCACTGCCATGAGATTCAACATAAACACGTATTTATGTCAAAAGGTGAGTATGTCAACGGTTTAAGTTCAGTGGTGCTGTTTGataacctatatatatatacacatacatagacattttttgattaaaatcaGTAATTTCTATAGTTTTGTAATCCCATGTTGCTGTAGTAGCAGCACACTTATGTTTGAAGTGTAAAACTAATATACTGCTGCCCCCAAGTGGTCACACAACAAATAAATTactaatgtattttaatataccaCTCTTTTCAAGCTACTTTACATTCGTAAATACTCATTATTGTGGAgattttcactcaaaaaaaagaaattacaatagTGTGttagtatattttatatatatagaaACATGAAATATTAACAACATtttttaatagtagtagtaattattataaatgtGAATATGCTGACTTAAAAATAATGTCCAAAATTACTAATTGAATTAATtaacaatatttattttgttatttatctttgcaaaaataaataaataaataaataaaacaaacaaccaacaatgtttcatttttttgagCAGGCAATAATTAATTTGAGGCACTTTGCTAGATGGGTTGCAAAAAAATTCTACATTACAGTAGTATgcagtaatataataataattataataattataataataataataacagtaatgtaatataatatatgaataatattatCAGTATTGTTTTATtagtagtataataataataattatcaacaATACcccaataataacaataatacaaataattatcattgttatttttattaaatgtaataataatattaataataataatattattaataataataataataataatatagaataaaatgttttcaatTTAAATTATTACTACCAACATCAAccaataatatttttaatgtaatttttttattcaaattattacTACCAACAACAACccaatattattattgttaaatgtaatgttttaattaaattacaactaaataataattaataattattattattaaatgtaatttttttcactCAATTACTACCAAAAAcccaataataatactaataatactaataataaatgtgatgttttttaattcaaattatgttttttaattcaaattattacTACCAACAACaacccaataataataataataataataataataataattattattattattattattattattattattattaaatgtaatgtttttttttttattattgctacCAACAAcaaccaataataatatatatttttaattcaaattattgCTACCAACaacccaataataataataataataaaaaatgtggtgtttttaaattcaaattattACTACCAACAACaacccaataataataataataataattattattattaaatgtaatggTTTTTTCAAATTATTGCTACCAACAACaacccaataataataataataataataataataataacaataataataacaacaataataataataatataatttttattattaaatgtaatgtttttttttttttcaaattattgcTACCAACAACAAcccaataataatagtaataagaataataatatattactattatttctTATCAAATGTATTGcttttttattcaaattattacTACCAACAATGTTACAGTGCTATGCTTTTGAGCTGGCAATAATTAATTTGAAGCAGATAATTGGTAACCTTTTTCctgatgaaaaataaataaataaaaatactaataatatttgaatgttttttaattcaaattatttataCCAACAATGTTACAGTTCTATCTTTTGAGCTGGCAATCATTAACTTGAAGCAGATAACTGGTGACCTTTTTTGTTACTGTAGGTAACAAATTACCTTTTTGATAATTTGTTACCTACAGTAACAAGAATTGAAAGTCAATCAAGAATGAAAATGATAAACAATGTTGTTGATTGAGACATTAACTACAGCCAAGTAGCAGGAAAACATGAAAAACACGAGACCTGGTTGTCCTGCTTGATGATGTTCTGGGCCGCGAGTGTGTTGTTCTTCAGGTTGCGAGCGAGATTTAACATGTCCTCAGCCAGTTTCTCCTGCAGGTTGTTATGATGCTGTAGTATAGCATCCAGCTCTGCCGCCGACTGCCGCTCGTCTACAGGAATACTCCTGAAAAAATGAAGAAATAACTGAATACTGACACCAGTAACACGTTCACATAGAAAAATCAATGAGAGAGCGCCACCTACTTTCTGTGTCTGAGATCCGTCTCCAATGAACCTAACCATGAAgaataaaaaacaaagaaagcgcATGATTAATATCTGTATTTTGATTTCTTAAAATGTAGCTTTTAAATTGAAATAGAATATACAGCTTACCGGAATTTGATACACCCTGTTAAGAAAAGAAAAAGTTagagatttaaaaacaaaaacatgaaaaatttgactgttcgaaaacttttaactggtagtgtatat from Garra rufa chromosome 7, GarRuf1.0, whole genome shotgun sequence includes these protein-coding regions:
- the use1 gene encoding vesicle transport protein USE1, whose amino-acid sequence is MATSRLEINFIRLLSRCESLASEKRNETEWRLEKYVGALQEMLVALKKSSSKPTPEILTDYNRKVDFLKGLLEADKLPSPAEKSLANQFLAPGRTPTISSERMPASKTVHIQSKARCAGEMRKELMSTGVSNSGSLETDLRHRKSIPVDERQSAAELDAILQHHNNLQEKLAEDMLNLARNLKNNTLAAQNIIKQDNQTLTQSMRQADMNFEKLKTESERLEQHAKKSVNWFLWLMLIVVSFTFISMILFIRLFPRLR